A genome region from Clostridium pasteurianum includes the following:
- a CDS encoding NAD(P)/FAD-dependent oxidoreductase, whose amino-acid sequence MIPDAAQIIIIGAGAMGASTAYYLAQKGYSNIVVLEKENYLGGHTTSRCAGGFRYQFSNEINVQLSKLNIQELELFKREHKCKYELNKCGYLFLLTKDDNIDKFKSSVKMQNKLGIDTKWLESDDIRKMIPMMNTDDVVSGTFYEGDGLVDPSDVVNAYIEESKKLGVKYFNDVKVTSIELYKDSAKRVITNKGSINCSIIVNAAGPWASEIGKMVGVYIPIKPVKQQLFFTSKVSWMSKKFPVVIFQNEGLGFHREGNGILTGLNKPQEESINYNLDVDEEWKIRHCEKAIKRIPTMENLSIVSEWAGFYEVTEDDLPILGRIPQVEGFYCIAGFSGHGFMHSSICGKLLSEEIIYGTTRSLDITSLRINRFDESQCNMPEYYKI is encoded by the coding sequence ATGATACCAGATGCAGCACAAATTATTATAATTGGAGCTGGAGCTATGGGGGCAAGTACAGCATATTATTTAGCACAAAAAGGATATTCAAATATTGTGGTATTGGAAAAAGAAAATTATTTAGGAGGACATACTACAAGTAGATGTGCTGGTGGATTTAGATATCAGTTTTCTAATGAAATAAATGTACAATTATCCAAGTTGAATATACAGGAGTTAGAATTATTTAAAAGAGAACATAAGTGTAAATATGAATTAAATAAATGTGGATATCTATTCTTATTAACTAAAGATGATAATATTGATAAATTTAAATCTTCAGTAAAAATGCAAAACAAGTTGGGAATAGATACTAAATGGTTAGAATCAGACGATATTAGGAAAATGATTCCTATGATGAATACTGATGATGTAGTTTCAGGAACATTTTATGAAGGTGATGGTTTAGTAGATCCTAGTGATGTAGTAAATGCATATATTGAAGAATCAAAAAAACTAGGTGTAAAGTATTTTAATGATGTGAAAGTAACATCAATAGAATTGTACAAAGATAGTGCTAAACGTGTTATTACTAATAAAGGTTCTATAAACTGTTCTATAATTGTTAATGCTGCAGGACCATGGGCATCCGAAATTGGAAAAATGGTTGGAGTATATATACCAATAAAGCCTGTTAAACAACAATTATTCTTTACTTCTAAGGTTTCGTGGATGTCAAAAAAGTTTCCAGTAGTTATTTTCCAAAATGAAGGATTAGGATTTCATAGAGAAGGGAATGGGATATTAACTGGTTTAAATAAGCCACAAGAAGAATCTATAAATTATAACTTAGATGTTGATGAAGAATGGAAGATTAGACATTGTGAAAAAGCAATAAAACGTATACCAACAATGGAGAATTTATCTATAGTATCAGAATGGGCTGGATTCTATGAAGTTACCGAAGATGATCTGCCCATATTGGGAAGAATACCACAAGTCGAAGGTTTCTATTGTATAGCAGGATTTAGTGGGCATGGTTTTATGCATAGTTCAATATGTGGAAAACTTTTAAGTGAAGAAATTATTTATGGAACTACAAGAAGTTTAGATATAACATCTTTAAGAATAAATAGGTTTGATGAGTCACAATGTAATATGCCAGAATATTATAAAATTTAA
- a CDS encoding phosphopantetheine-binding protein, which translates to MKKLTNSQIEKSVFDILREKAEIDKSIEISIDSKLIDLGIDSFVAIQVLVGLEQIFDFQFPDNMLTPEIFATAQSLIEAIEISMNNN; encoded by the coding sequence ATGAAAAAATTAACTAATAGTCAAATAGAAAAAAGTGTTTTTGACATATTAAGAGAAAAAGCTGAAATTGACAAAAGTATAGAAATATCAATAGATAGCAAACTTATAGATTTAGGAATAGACTCATTCGTTGCAATTCAAGTATTAGTTGGATTAGAACAGATATTTGATTTTCAATTTCCTGATAATATGTTAACACCTGAGATTTTTGCAACTGCACAATCTTTAATAGAAGCTATAGAGATTTCAATGAATAATAACTAA
- the uvrA gene encoding excinuclease ABC subunit UvrA gives MKDYIWVEGAREHNLKNISLKIPKNKLIVLTGLSGSGKSSLAFDTLQKECQRQYMESLGMITENINKPNVRLIKGLSPSISVNQRVLNCSPRSTVGTVTEIFTYLRVLYARFGERYCSNCGEKITPSFNQSGEDYNDSDNNGDGLEKKFILCPNCKNKIFELGMSNFSFNKPEGACPKCMGLGKISKVNMKTLLNEELSVLDGAVSIWCSAEIKRFSSTLVNAGKYFGFPFDPSIPVKDYNNIQKNLLLYGIYDIRFKKNFPNIDFPKSVDNGRFDGIVNIVLRRYEERGDDINYRKKISKLIIEDVCPDCKGSRLRKESREVILGDKSITEVSKMSLYELMDWINELPNKVIPKCRLIIEQTLSNLRERVRRLIDVGLGYLTMGRASLTLSAGEYQRLRLASLLGSGLTGVLYVLDEPTTGLHQRDTDRLIKVLKQLRDLGNTVMVIEHDTEMMKAADYIIDIGPGAGKKGGNVIIAGTLNDVLNCNESITGRFLSGKELIEIPKKRLLGNGKFIRIKGARENNLKNINVNIPLGVFVAITGVSGSGKSTLMFDILAKFAQNSSSQIGNKCDSITGLEYIDKVITINQTAIGRTPRSNAATYTEVFNLIRDLFSKLEYSRKNNLKPKHFSFNVSGGRCEKCQGAGVLMIPMHFLPDEQVLCPECHGKRFQKKILGAKYKDKTISDVLNMTIDEAILLFENENKIKTKLLLMKKVGIGYLQLGQPATTLSGGEAQRIKLAKELGKSSKGHTLYIIDEPTTGLHPQDVKQLILVLQKLVSNNNTVIVIEHNLEVIKVADWIIDLGPEGGDKGGEIVAEGTPEEIMHSPKSITGMCLRKKIF, from the coding sequence ATGAAAGATTATATTTGGGTGGAGGGTGCTAGAGAACATAACTTAAAAAATATATCATTAAAGATACCTAAAAATAAGCTTATAGTACTTACAGGATTATCAGGTTCTGGAAAGTCATCTCTTGCATTTGATACATTACAAAAAGAATGTCAAAGACAATATATGGAGTCTTTAGGCATGATTACTGAAAATATTAATAAACCTAATGTAAGATTAATAAAAGGATTATCACCATCTATTAGTGTTAATCAAAGAGTACTTAACTGCAGCCCAAGGTCGACAGTAGGAACGGTTACAGAAATTTTCACATATTTGCGTGTACTTTATGCTAGATTTGGAGAAAGATATTGTAGTAATTGTGGTGAGAAGATTACTCCATCATTCAACCAAAGTGGGGAAGATTATAATGATAGTGATAACAATGGAGATGGATTAGAAAAGAAATTCATTTTATGTCCTAATTGTAAAAATAAGATATTCGAATTGGGGATGTCTAATTTTTCATTTAATAAACCTGAAGGAGCTTGCCCTAAATGTATGGGATTGGGAAAGATAAGTAAAGTGAATATGAAAACACTTTTAAATGAAGAATTAAGTGTGCTAGATGGTGCAGTTAGTATTTGGTGTAGTGCTGAAATAAAAAGGTTTTCGTCTACATTGGTAAATGCCGGAAAATATTTTGGGTTTCCATTTGATCCATCAATACCAGTAAAAGATTATAATAATATACAAAAAAATTTATTATTATACGGAATATATGATATTAGGTTTAAAAAAAATTTCCCTAATATTGATTTCCCTAAGTCTGTTGATAATGGAAGATTTGATGGAATCGTAAATATTGTTCTACGGCGTTATGAGGAAAGAGGAGATGACATTAATTATAGAAAAAAAATAAGTAAATTAATAATTGAGGATGTATGCCCAGACTGTAAGGGAAGTCGCTTGCGTAAGGAAAGTAGAGAGGTTATACTGGGTGACAAATCTATAACTGAAGTTTCAAAAATGTCGTTATATGAATTGATGGATTGGATTAATGAACTTCCTAATAAAGTTATACCTAAATGTAGATTAATTATAGAGCAAACATTATCAAATTTAAGAGAAAGAGTAAGAAGACTTATAGATGTCGGCCTCGGCTATTTGACAATGGGAAGGGCTTCCTTAACTTTATCAGCTGGCGAATACCAAAGGTTAAGGCTAGCTTCTCTATTGGGATCAGGTTTAACTGGGGTACTTTATGTGCTTGATGAGCCTACGACTGGACTTCATCAACGAGATACAGATAGATTAATTAAGGTATTAAAGCAATTAAGAGATTTAGGAAATACAGTAATGGTTATAGAACATGATACAGAAATGATGAAGGCAGCAGATTATATTATAGATATTGGTCCTGGAGCTGGTAAAAAAGGCGGAAATGTTATTATAGCAGGAACGTTAAATGATGTCTTAAATTGTAATGAATCAATAACTGGAAGATTTCTTTCAGGAAAAGAGTTAATTGAGATACCCAAAAAACGTTTGTTAGGTAATGGTAAGTTTATAAGAATTAAAGGTGCAAGAGAAAATAATTTAAAAAACATAAATGTTAATATTCCATTAGGAGTATTTGTTGCTATAACTGGAGTTTCAGGATCTGGGAAATCTACACTTATGTTTGATATTTTAGCTAAGTTTGCACAAAATAGTTCGAGTCAAATAGGCAATAAATGTGATAGCATTACCGGATTAGAATATATAGATAAAGTAATAACAATTAATCAAACTGCGATTGGAAGAACTCCACGCTCAAATGCTGCTACTTATACAGAAGTTTTTAATCTTATTAGGGATTTATTTTCAAAACTAGAGTATTCAAGAAAAAACAATTTAAAACCAAAACATTTTTCTTTTAATGTTAGTGGGGGAAGATGTGAAAAATGTCAAGGAGCAGGTGTATTAATGATTCCAATGCATTTTCTACCTGATGAACAAGTTTTATGTCCTGAGTGCCATGGAAAGAGGTTCCAAAAGAAGATATTAGGAGCAAAATATAAAGATAAAACTATTTCAGATGTATTGAATATGACAATAGATGAAGCTATATTACTATTTGAAAATGAAAATAAAATTAAAACAAAATTATTATTAATGAAAAAAGTGGGAATAGGATATCTACAACTTGGTCAACCTGCAACTACTTTATCAGGGGGTGAAGCACAGAGAATTAAATTAGCTAAGGAACTTGGAAAAAGTTCGAAAGGACATACTCTATATATTATTGATGAACCTACTACAGGTTTGCATCCTCAAGATGTAAAACAATTAATATTAGTTTTACAAAAATTAGTTAGTAATAATAATACTGTTATTGTAATCGAACATAATTTAGAGGTAATTAAGGTCGCAGATTGGATTATAGATCTTGGACCAGAAGGTGGTGATAAAGGTGGCGAAATTGTGGCAGAAGGAACACCGGAAGAAATCATGCATTCACCAAAATCAATAACAGGAATGTGTTTACGAAAAAAAATATTTTAA